From the genome of Rarobacter incanus, one region includes:
- the zapE gene encoding cell division protein ZapE yields the protein MTLVPFESLTTRHPAVPASRLIAELVPPAHFRGENFGTYVASPNHPSQAAARDRLTQLAKSLSVPQRRGIGALFGRKHATPAFYLDGGFGVGKTHLLASLAHEVGTGGAAFGTFVEYTNLVGALGFAATVEALSAYRVVCIDEFELDDPGDTVLMARLLRELADRGVALVATSNTLPEALGEGRFAADDFMREIQALAGRFEVLRIDGNDFRHRTALTSALVVADGEGEQRLADLAAAGLVVTKDAWSGVMDHLARVHPSQYGAMLDGIGALGITGVTQIANQNDALRFVVLVDRLYDRDVPVVLSGPTTDAELFTPAMLRGGYRKKYFRTLSRLGALVADAQLARVPHA from the coding sequence GTGACTTTGGTCCCATTTGAGTCGTTGACGACGCGGCACCCCGCCGTTCCTGCCTCCCGGTTGATCGCTGAATTGGTTCCGCCCGCACACTTTCGCGGCGAGAATTTCGGGACGTATGTGGCGAGCCCTAACCACCCGTCGCAGGCAGCGGCTCGTGACCGCCTGACGCAATTGGCAAAGTCCCTGAGCGTGCCGCAGCGAAGGGGCATTGGCGCCCTATTCGGGCGTAAGCATGCAACGCCAGCGTTCTACCTCGACGGGGGTTTTGGCGTCGGTAAGACGCACCTGCTCGCCTCGCTCGCCCACGAAGTGGGTACGGGAGGCGCCGCATTCGGAACATTCGTGGAGTACACGAACCTGGTCGGCGCGCTGGGCTTCGCGGCCACCGTCGAAGCGCTGAGCGCATATCGGGTCGTGTGCATCGATGAGTTTGAGCTCGATGATCCCGGCGACACGGTTCTCATGGCCCGATTGCTGCGTGAATTGGCGGATCGCGGTGTTGCATTGGTTGCCACATCTAACACTCTTCCCGAGGCGCTGGGGGAGGGAAGATTCGCCGCCGACGACTTCATGCGCGAGATCCAGGCGCTCGCGGGGCGGTTCGAAGTGCTGCGGATCGACGGCAACGATTTTCGGCACCGCACCGCGCTTACGAGCGCTCTCGTGGTTGCCGACGGCGAGGGGGAGCAGCGATTGGCCGACCTAGCGGCGGCGGGGCTTGTCGTGACGAAGGACGCGTGGTCCGGTGTCATGGATCACCTCGCGCGGGTTCACCCGAGCCAGTACGGCGCGATGCTCGACGGCATTGGCGCGCTGGGGATCACCGGCGTGACGCAGATCGCCAATCAGAATGATGCACTACGTTTTGTCGTCTTGGTGGACCGGCTCTACGACCGCGACGTCCCGGTCGTTCTTTCTGGTCCAACAACGGATGCCGAGCTATTCACTCCGGCAATGCTGCGCGGCGGCTACCGCAAGAAGTACTTCCGTACCCTTTCACGACTGGGGGCACTAGTAGCCGATGCGCAGCTGGCGCGCGTTCCGCACGCCTAA
- a CDS encoding NlpC/P60 family protein: MMMLRLPAPRVLVSLAIVAAVSSTGTVAVAAPTTGDPSVTVAPVAVEATPLAGADGSEPAAPSNVTAADADGDAGTDPATDTGTNPGTDTGTNPAKPKPAIAKIANRKATAGKSWKVSVKVKNPVAGKLELQQRKNGAWVTRKRQSVAGKQAVATVVFTMRQRDRFWYALASSKWRVVLRNAAKSTAATGSVFKLTVRPRYAPSKRYYQPKTSIAQSPGIGYNLTRGMNGMKVSKVQKALGMGSRWETMDYATISRVKAFQRKHGLRANGVVNLKTWLALGLKKSDWYGLDTWHAPVQVGLDATRKQRVEAMVGYALKYRKSHYVWGGAGSVKDGADCSGMILQALYAAGIDPRPITTVKHSLPLYRSSRELMKLKRFKHVPLSQRRRGDIIFYAHGSAPISHVSLYLGNGKIIELLPGGPVVRNFSRSTGSGTAKSVVVRPFP, encoded by the coding sequence ATGATGATGCTTCGCCTGCCGGCCCCACGCGTTCTAGTCAGCCTCGCAATCGTCGCGGCGGTGTCCTCGACGGGGACCGTCGCCGTCGCCGCACCAACGACGGGCGATCCGTCCGTCACGGTTGCCCCGGTCGCCGTCGAGGCCACACCGCTCGCGGGCGCGGACGGCTCGGAGCCCGCAGCGCCGAGCAATGTCACGGCCGCTGACGCGGATGGGGATGCGGGCACGGACCCCGCCACCGACACAGGCACGAACCCCGGCACCGACACAGGCACGAACCCCGCGAAACCCAAGCCGGCTATCGCAAAGATTGCGAACCGGAAGGCCACCGCCGGGAAATCGTGGAAGGTGTCCGTGAAGGTGAAGAACCCTGTCGCCGGCAAGCTCGAGCTACAGCAACGCAAGAACGGCGCATGGGTCACCCGAAAAAGGCAATCCGTGGCGGGCAAACAAGCGGTCGCGACCGTTGTCTTCACCATGCGTCAGCGCGACCGGTTCTGGTACGCGCTGGCCTCGTCCAAATGGCGCGTTGTCCTGCGCAACGCAGCGAAATCGACTGCCGCTACCGGCTCCGTTTTCAAACTCACCGTCAGGCCGCGCTACGCACCCAGCAAGCGCTACTACCAGCCCAAAACTTCGATCGCGCAAAGCCCCGGGATCGGATATAACCTCACCCGCGGTATGAACGGCATGAAGGTCTCCAAGGTGCAGAAGGCTCTCGGAATGGGATCGCGGTGGGAGACCATGGACTACGCCACCATTTCGCGCGTCAAGGCCTTTCAACGCAAACATGGCCTGCGGGCGAATGGCGTTGTGAACCTCAAGACCTGGCTCGCCCTGGGGCTCAAGAAGAGCGATTGGTACGGTCTCGACACGTGGCATGCCCCCGTGCAGGTGGGGCTGGACGCGACACGCAAGCAGCGCGTTGAAGCCATGGTCGGATACGCGCTAAAGTACCGCAAATCGCACTACGTGTGGGGAGGCGCGGGTTCCGTAAAGGACGGAGCCGATTGCTCAGGGATGATCCTACAAGCGCTCTACGCGGCGGGGATAGATCCCCGCCCGATCACCACCGTCAAGCATTCCCTGCCTTTGTACAGGTCCTCCCGGGAGCTCATGAAGCTCAAGCGTTTCAAGCACGTCCCGCTATCGCAACGCCGTCGCGGTGACATCATTTTCTATGCGCACGGCAGCGCCCCCATATCCCACGTATCGCTTTACCTGGGAAACGGAAAGATCATTGAGTTGCTGCCCGGCGGGCCGGTGGTCAGGAACTTCTCGCGGAGCACCGGATCCGGGACCGCAAAATCGGTGGTCGTGCGGCCGTTTCCGTAA
- the sepH gene encoding septation protein SepH: MSVNRGSGSSDASQTGTIIDLSLVGLHTDGEHLVLKAAGNTRFLLPINDELLAAVRGDRARLELLQNADTISPREIQGRVRAGDSADKISQESGIPIGHIHRYERPVLDERAFVARQARSATVGTQSDAPELGDLVTDRLASREVDIASIEWDAVKPPGGRWRVIARYMVGAEPTAATWTFDPRTMVLTAIDDEARWLSETAIIDEPIPRRRHLSSVRDEPFDVQAFPDGAAPAGADSVAPVYSLETGQIKAVVDTEALLDDLAARRGVRQPVEGPCDESAGDVSAGGSSAVVPLTGAIPVRATDGADAAGAADVADTHGSESDTVARGAGAAAAPTARATADADASPEAQPELELGDSVPPAEQARSAKGNRRQRSQMPTWDEIVFGAKTD; this comes from the coding sequence ATGTCTGTGAACCGCGGCAGTGGATCGTCCGATGCGTCGCAAACGGGGACGATCATTGACCTGTCACTGGTCGGATTGCATACGGACGGCGAACACCTGGTGCTCAAGGCCGCGGGTAACACGCGCTTCCTGCTCCCGATCAACGATGAGCTGCTGGCGGCAGTCCGCGGCGACCGCGCCCGCCTCGAATTGCTGCAAAATGCCGATACGATCAGCCCCCGCGAGATTCAGGGACGGGTGCGCGCGGGCGACAGCGCGGACAAAATTTCGCAAGAATCCGGGATACCTATCGGGCACATTCACCGCTACGAGCGCCCAGTTTTGGACGAGCGGGCCTTCGTTGCCCGCCAGGCGCGTTCCGCAACGGTCGGAACGCAATCGGACGCCCCCGAACTCGGCGATCTGGTCACGGACCGGCTCGCATCGCGCGAGGTCGACATCGCATCGATCGAATGGGATGCCGTCAAGCCGCCGGGCGGTCGATGGCGCGTGATTGCTCGCTACATGGTCGGCGCGGAGCCGACCGCGGCAACGTGGACGTTCGATCCACGAACCATGGTTCTCACGGCAATTGACGACGAGGCCCGCTGGCTTTCCGAAACGGCGATCATCGACGAGCCCATTCCGCGCCGCCGCCACCTGTCGTCGGTGCGCGACGAACCGTTCGACGTGCAGGCATTCCCGGACGGCGCTGCGCCTGCCGGCGCAGACAGCGTCGCTCCCGTCTATTCCCTCGAAACCGGGCAAATCAAGGCGGTGGTCGACACCGAGGCGCTGCTCGATGATTTGGCCGCGCGGCGCGGCGTGCGACAACCGGTCGAGGGGCCATGTGACGAATCCGCAGGCGATGTTTCCGCGGGCGGTTCCTCTGCCGTCGTACCGCTGACGGGTGCTATCCCCGTCCGCGCGACGGACGGCGCGGACGCCGCCGGTGCCGCGGACGTGGCCGATACTCACGGATCGGAATCCGACACCGTCGCGCGTGGCGCGGGCGCCGCTGCGGCACCGACCGCGCGTGCGACGGCCGACGCAGACGCGTCCCCCGAGGCGCAGCCGGAACTCGAGCTCGGCGACAGCGTTCCACCGGCCGAGCAGGCGCGGTCGGCAAAGGGCAACCGGCGCCAGCGGTCACAAATGCCGACCTGGGATGAAATTGTCTTTGGTGCGAAGACGGATTAG
- a CDS encoding inositol monophosphatase family protein, translating to MDEDSPVRARELERIAVDIAREAGEYIRANAPATVEVAATKTTDTDVVTAMDRAVEALIRDRLARVRPGDGFYGEESDPDTSDTGITWVVDPIDGTVNYLYGLGSFAVSIAAVAGEMTVGGWTALAGAVHDVPGAITWHAARGNGARREGVKFTMPGAKELGHCLVGTGFGYDPRRRIVQAQTLVTVLPRIRDIRRIGSAALDLCRVAAGNLDAMYERGLYPWDFAAGGLLVEEAGGQVIGLRGKAPSGQMLVAGAHVVADQLAGLLAAAGADRDAEPLD from the coding sequence ATGGATGAAGATTCGCCAGTTCGGGCACGTGAACTTGAACGCATCGCCGTCGACATCGCGCGGGAAGCGGGCGAGTACATTCGCGCGAATGCCCCGGCCACAGTGGAGGTCGCGGCGACCAAGACAACCGACACGGATGTCGTGACGGCCATGGATCGCGCGGTCGAGGCGCTAATCAGGGACAGGCTCGCCCGGGTGCGCCCAGGGGATGGCTTCTACGGCGAAGAATCCGATCCCGACACGAGCGATACGGGAATAACCTGGGTGGTGGACCCCATCGACGGGACCGTTAACTATCTGTACGGGCTCGGATCGTTTGCCGTATCTATCGCTGCGGTCGCCGGGGAGATGACGGTGGGCGGCTGGACGGCATTGGCCGGGGCCGTGCACGACGTTCCCGGGGCGATTACGTGGCATGCGGCTCGCGGCAACGGCGCCAGGCGCGAGGGAGTGAAATTCACGATGCCGGGCGCCAAGGAATTGGGGCATTGCTTGGTGGGAACAGGGTTCGGATACGACCCGCGGCGCCGGATCGTGCAGGCGCAGACGCTGGTCACCGTCCTGCCGCGCATCAGGGACATCCGCCGCATCGGGTCGGCAGCTTTGGATCTTTGCAGGGTCGCCGCGGGCAATCTCGACGCCATGTATGAACGCGGCTTGTATCCGTGGGATTTCGCGGCCGGTGGCCTGCTGGTCGAGGAGGCGGGAGGCCAGGTGATTGGGTTGCGCGGGAAGGCGCCGAGTGGGCAAATGCTTGTCGCGGGCGCGCACGTGGTTGCGGACCAGCTCGCGGGCCTGCTTGCTGCCGCCGGTGCGGATCGCGATGCGGAGCCGCTGGATTAG
- a CDS encoding DUF4193 domain-containing protein, protein MATDYDAPRKTEEDLSEDSIEELKARRSDKSSGVVDEDETEAAEGFELPGADLSGEELSVRVLPRQADEFTCTSCFLVHHRSQLAYEKDGQQVCTECAA, encoded by the coding sequence ATGGCCACCGATTACGACGCACCCCGCAAGACCGAAGAGGACCTCTCCGAGGACTCGATCGAGGAGCTGAAGGCGCGTCGATCAGACAAATCATCCGGCGTCGTTGACGAAGACGAGACAGAAGCCGCGGAAGGATTCGAACTCCCCGGCGCCGACCTGTCGGGTGAAGAGCTTTCTGTCCGCGTTCTGCCGCGCCAGGCGGACGAATTCACCTGCACCAGCTGCTTCCTCGTGCATCACCGCAGCCAGCTTGCATACGAGAAGGACGGCCAGCAGGTGTGCACAGAGTGCGCGGCATGA
- the dut gene encoding dUTP diphosphatase — MSCTEVLVKILDEAASLPAYAHPGDAGADLVTTQDVELAPLTRALVPTGISIALPDGYVALVHPRSGLAIKQGLTIVNAPGTVDAGYRGEIKVALYNSDPTTPIVLRRGDRIAQLVIQEVTRARFIAAQELPGSDRGDGGFGSSGR; from the coding sequence ATGAGCTGCACCGAGGTACTGGTAAAAATCCTGGACGAGGCCGCCTCGCTCCCGGCGTACGCACACCCCGGGGATGCGGGTGCGGACCTTGTCACGACGCAAGACGTGGAGCTTGCTCCACTGACCCGTGCGCTGGTTCCGACCGGGATCTCGATCGCGCTGCCCGACGGCTATGTGGCATTGGTGCATCCGCGTTCCGGATTGGCGATAAAGCAGGGCCTCACGATTGTCAACGCGCCGGGCACCGTCGACGCGGGGTACCGCGGTGAGATCAAGGTCGCCCTGTACAACTCCGACCCCACGACACCGATCGTCCTGCGTCGCGGGGATCGGATCGCGCAACTGGTCATCCAGGAGGTAACCAGGGCGCGTTTCATCGCGGCTCAGGAACTTCCCGGTTCGGATCGTGGGGATGGCGGATTCGGTTCTTCCGGCAGGTGA
- a CDS encoding DUF3710 domain-containing protein, translated as MTGVGLFGRKKSAEKPAVAGDEATGDGAVDTVADATAKSGPYDVAERPELGNLIDFGVLRVPGIDGMNVRLQSDPNDVIGGIAIEVGKTNLQLNAFAAPKSAGIWDEVRDEIAASLTADGGFADVVQGPFGKELQARIPVRTARGGNHGHAPARFIGIDGPRWMLRAVITGEGATAAAAAEQVESLIAGTVVVRGSEARPPREILPLTAPVVAGQRPAAPQGATDKDFNPLERGPEITEVR; from the coding sequence GTGACCGGCGTGGGACTCTTTGGTCGAAAGAAGTCAGCGGAAAAGCCCGCGGTAGCGGGCGACGAGGCGACCGGGGACGGCGCCGTCGACACCGTAGCGGACGCAACCGCAAAGAGCGGGCCCTACGACGTCGCGGAGCGGCCGGAACTTGGCAACCTGATTGATTTTGGGGTCTTGCGGGTGCCCGGAATCGACGGCATGAACGTGCGGTTGCAGTCCGACCCCAACGATGTCATCGGGGGCATCGCGATCGAGGTCGGCAAGACGAACCTGCAACTCAACGCTTTCGCCGCGCCCAAGAGCGCGGGGATCTGGGACGAGGTGCGCGACGAGATCGCGGCGTCACTGACCGCTGACGGCGGATTCGCGGATGTGGTACAGGGACCGTTCGGCAAGGAACTACAAGCCCGCATTCCGGTGCGCACTGCCCGCGGCGGCAACCACGGCCATGCTCCCGCGCGGTTCATCGGAATCGACGGGCCGCGGTGGATGCTGCGCGCTGTCATCACAGGCGAGGGCGCGACCGCGGCGGCGGCGGCCGAGCAGGTGGAATCCCTGATCGCCGGCACGGTGGTCGTGCGCGGCTCCGAGGCGCGCCCACCGCGAGAGATACTGCCGCTAACCGCACCGGTGGTCGCCGGGCAACGGCCCGCTGCGCCGCAAGGTGCAACGGATAAGGACTTCAACCCGCTCGAACGCGGACCCGAAATCACCGAGGTGCGATGA
- a CDS encoding OB-fold nucleic acid binding domain-containing protein, translating to MSLATRVRGYFTPREQAADADGLDQFLHGGPVATCKQACGRGRTVIVGRIRSITVQPHSSAPSFEAEVSDGTASIRLVWLGRRTLAGVVPGGIIRARGFVNTAQSIPTIFNPSYELCAKQGHDSGE from the coding sequence ATGAGCCTGGCCACCCGCGTTCGCGGTTACTTCACGCCGCGCGAGCAGGCTGCTGACGCCGACGGCCTCGATCAGTTCCTCCACGGTGGGCCGGTCGCGACGTGTAAGCAGGCTTGCGGGCGCGGGCGCACGGTGATCGTCGGGCGGATCCGCTCGATCACGGTGCAGCCCCACTCGAGCGCGCCTTCGTTCGAGGCCGAGGTTTCCGATGGAACCGCCTCGATTCGCCTCGTGTGGTTGGGAAGGCGGACACTGGCCGGGGTCGTCCCCGGCGGAATCATCAGGGCGCGCGGCTTCGTTAACACGGCGCAGTCGATCCCGACGATCTTCAATCCGAGTTACGAGTTGTGCGCAAAGCAGGGACACGACAGTGGCGAATGA
- a CDS encoding DUF3159 domain-containing protein — MANESGIKSLTADEFDPLAAVGGIRGLIESMLPGTLFVIVFVLTNELRPPIIAAGAAALLAVVVRLAQRSSLTQALSGVAGIAIGVIWAWRSGKAENYYLWGLLTNAGYLAVILISIMARWPAVGVVVELFKAGFHDAKRIESGQTKGWSKWRGDPLALKEYNLASWLWVALFGARLVVQLPLYLTEQVGWLGTARLVMGLPLWAATLWLTWIVINGRAKDRPVPTQEPA; from the coding sequence GTGGCGAATGAGTCCGGGATAAAGTCGCTGACTGCCGACGAATTCGACCCGCTGGCGGCGGTGGGGGGCATCCGCGGGCTGATCGAATCGATGCTGCCGGGCACGTTATTCGTCATAGTGTTCGTTCTCACTAACGAGCTGCGACCCCCCATCATCGCCGCGGGAGCCGCGGCGCTTTTGGCGGTGGTCGTCCGGCTGGCGCAGCGCTCGTCCCTGACACAAGCGCTCTCCGGGGTGGCAGGCATCGCAATCGGCGTCATTTGGGCGTGGAGATCGGGCAAAGCTGAGAACTACTACCTGTGGGGCCTGCTGACAAACGCCGGCTACCTGGCGGTCATCTTGATTTCGATCATGGCGCGGTGGCCGGCGGTCGGGGTCGTCGTCGAGCTCTTCAAAGCCGGATTCCACGATGCGAAGCGGATCGAATCAGGGCAGACCAAGGGATGGAGCAAGTGGCGCGGGGACCCGCTTGCCCTCAAGGAATACAACCTCGCGTCGTGGCTGTGGGTTGCGCTGTTCGGCGCTCGGCTTGTCGTCCAGCTTCCGCTGTACCTGACGGAGCAGGTGGGCTGGTTGGGAACCGCGCGATTGGTTATGGGGCTGCCGCTGTGGGCCGCCACGCTGTGGCTCACGTGGATCGTCATCAACGGGCGGGCCAAGGATCGCCCGGTGCCGACCCAGGAACCTGCCTAG
- a CDS encoding potassium channel family protein, with protein sequence MKIVVCGAGSVGRSIARELIGNGHEVTLMDRQSSAMRVAQVPEADWLLADACELSSLNEARVDEADVVVAATGDDKANLVISLLCKTEFGVPRTVARVNNPKNEWMFDAAWGVDVAVSTPRTMTALIEEAVSVGDLVRVFTFNQSGADILEINLPADSPVVGVRLGLITWPADTVLAAVVRDKRPFSPTGDDTLEVGDELLLVCASEADQGALRALLVSTADEEE encoded by the coding sequence ATGAAAATCGTCGTGTGTGGTGCCGGATCGGTTGGCCGCTCCATAGCCCGCGAGCTGATCGGGAACGGCCACGAGGTCACCCTCATGGACCGGCAATCGTCGGCGATGCGCGTGGCCCAGGTCCCGGAGGCCGATTGGCTGCTTGCGGACGCGTGTGAACTCTCATCGCTGAACGAGGCCCGCGTCGACGAAGCAGACGTTGTCGTGGCGGCGACGGGCGACGACAAAGCCAACCTTGTCATCTCGTTGCTGTGCAAGACGGAATTCGGCGTGCCGCGCACGGTTGCGCGGGTCAATAATCCCAAGAACGAGTGGATGTTTGACGCCGCGTGGGGCGTGGACGTCGCGGTGTCGACGCCGCGGACCATGACCGCCTTGATCGAAGAGGCTGTATCGGTCGGGGACCTGGTGCGTGTTTTCACGTTCAACCAGTCCGGTGCGGACATTTTGGAGATCAACCTCCCGGCGGACTCCCCCGTCGTCGGGGTGCGGCTGGGCCTGATCACCTGGCCAGCCGATACGGTCCTGGCGGCGGTGGTACGCGACAAGCGCCCTTTCTCGCCCACGGGTGACGACACGCTGGAAGTCGGCGACGAACTGCTGCTTGTGTGCGCAAGTGAGGCGGACCAAGGCGCCCTGCGCGCCCTTTTGGTTAGTACCGCCGACGAAGAGGAATGA
- a CDS encoding potassium channel family protein, with product MGCGRVGATLAESLEDYGHSVAVIDQSPEAFRRLSPDFSGKRVTGIGFDRDTLEQAEIDDAYGFAAVSDGDNSNILAARVVRETFGIDNVVARIYDSHRAEIYQRLGIPTVATVKWTANQVLRRMLPMGATPDYVDPSGAVALSQVDVHRSWLGVAVADLEEAAGARAAYIIRAGACVLPTALTVMQENDTLHMIIPTADASRVERVLANPRAQGAE from the coding sequence ATGGGCTGCGGGCGCGTCGGCGCGACGCTCGCCGAATCCTTGGAAGACTACGGGCATTCCGTCGCGGTAATCGACCAGAGTCCCGAAGCCTTTCGCCGCCTGAGCCCCGATTTCTCCGGCAAGCGCGTGACGGGTATCGGATTCGACCGCGACACCCTGGAACAGGCCGAGATCGACGACGCCTATGGTTTTGCCGCGGTCTCGGACGGCGACAACTCCAACATCCTGGCGGCGCGGGTGGTCCGCGAAACGTTTGGCATCGACAACGTCGTGGCTCGCATCTATGACAGCCACCGCGCCGAAATCTATCAGCGGCTCGGAATCCCCACGGTCGCGACGGTCAAGTGGACGGCTAACCAGGTCTTGCGGCGCATGCTGCCGATGGGGGCGACACCGGACTATGTAGATCCCTCGGGCGCGGTTGCGCTCAGCCAGGTCGATGTGCACCGCTCATGGCTCGGCGTAGCCGTCGCGGATCTGGAAGAGGCCGCCGGGGCTCGCGCCGCTTACATCATCCGTGCGGGCGCGTGCGTACTGCCGACGGCGCTGACGGTGATGCAGGAAAACGACACGCTTCACATGATCATCCCGACCGCGGACGCCAGCCGCGTTGAACGAGTATTGGCAAATCCGCGCGCGCAGGGGGCAGAATGA
- a CDS encoding APC family permease → MPDFGAALKRLIVGRPMRSDRAGGALLPKRLALPVFASDALSSVAYAPDEVLLTLAIAGGSAVMISPWIGVAVAVVLITVVSSYRQTVRAYPSGGGDYEVATTNLGGNAGLVVASALLVDYVLTVAVSVSAGVLYAASAIPALRDHEASVAVGVIVVLSLINLRGLRESGRVLAVPVYFFMGAVGLTAIVALARLALGTLPAVESAAFDVVAEPGYEHGLVGAVGAFLIARAFASGAAALTGVEAVSNGVPAFKKPKSKNAATTLALLGGIAVTMIVTILFLANKTGVRYVDDVSQLRLNGAPVPADYVQHPVLSQLAEAAFAGVPVMFYIVSAATGVILFLAANTAFNGFPILSSILARDGYLPRQLHTRGDRLVLSNGIIILAAFAAVLVLSFDASVTRLIQLYIVGVFVSFTLSQLGMVRHWSKALATEVDQVERRRMMRSRVVNSIGLSLTSAVLVIVLVTKFTHGAWIAIVLMACMFVLMKAISHHYSVVAEQVRYVPTDESSRSLPSRVHAVVLVARIHKPTMRAIAYARATRPSELEAVTVAVDPAESAQMLREWEELGIPAPLRVLDSPYREITRPVMQYVRSIRRRSPRDLVVVFIPEYVVAHWWEQVLHNQSALRLKTRLLFVPGVVVASVPWQMAAAPGVPTKISGPVTTHGDRQRNARA, encoded by the coding sequence GTGCCAGATTTCGGTGCCGCACTAAAGCGGCTCATTGTGGGCCGACCCATGCGATCCGATCGCGCGGGCGGCGCCCTGCTACCCAAGCGGCTCGCGTTGCCGGTATTTGCCTCGGATGCGCTGTCGTCGGTGGCATACGCGCCCGATGAGGTCCTGCTCACGCTCGCCATAGCAGGCGGGTCGGCCGTGATGATCTCACCGTGGATCGGCGTGGCGGTCGCCGTGGTCTTGATCACCGTGGTCTCGTCCTATCGGCAAACGGTGCGCGCCTACCCATCGGGCGGTGGGGACTACGAGGTGGCGACCACCAACCTGGGCGGTAACGCCGGTTTGGTCGTCGCCTCGGCGCTATTGGTCGATTACGTCTTGACCGTGGCTGTCTCGGTGAGCGCGGGGGTTCTGTACGCGGCGAGCGCCATCCCGGCCCTGCGCGATCACGAGGCCAGCGTTGCCGTGGGCGTCATCGTTGTCCTATCGCTCATCAACCTGCGGGGCCTGCGTGAATCGGGCCGCGTGCTCGCGGTGCCGGTCTACTTCTTCATGGGGGCCGTCGGGCTCACCGCCATAGTGGCGTTGGCGCGTCTGGCCCTCGGCACGCTGCCGGCAGTGGAAAGTGCGGCGTTCGACGTGGTAGCCGAGCCTGGCTACGAGCACGGGCTCGTGGGCGCCGTTGGGGCGTTCCTCATAGCACGCGCGTTTGCGTCGGGTGCGGCCGCCCTCACCGGCGTCGAAGCCGTCAGCAACGGCGTCCCCGCCTTCAAGAAGCCAAAGTCGAAGAACGCGGCGACGACCCTCGCTTTGCTTGGCGGCATAGCGGTAACGATGATCGTGACGATTCTGTTCTTGGCGAACAAGACCGGGGTCCGTTACGTCGATGACGTCAGCCAACTGCGGCTCAACGGTGCCCCCGTCCCCGCCGACTACGTCCAGCACCCCGTGCTCTCGCAGCTGGCGGAGGCGGCCTTCGCCGGGGTTCCGGTGATGTTCTACATCGTGTCGGCGGCCACCGGCGTCATCTTGTTCCTGGCGGCGAACACCGCATTCAACGGGTTCCCGATTCTCAGCTCGATACTCGCCCGCGACGGATACTTGCCGCGCCAACTGCACACCCGCGGGGACAGGCTCGTATTGTCGAACGGCATCATCATCCTGGCAGCCTTCGCCGCCGTGTTGGTGCTCTCCTTCGATGCTTCGGTCACGCGGCTGATTCAGTTGTACATCGTCGGCGTGTTTGTGTCCTTCACCCTTTCTCAGCTGGGCATGGTGCGGCACTGGTCGAAGGCGCTGGCCACGGAGGTGGATCAGGTAGAACGGCGCCGAATGATGCGTTCGCGCGTCGTCAACTCAATCGGGTTGAGTTTGACGTCGGCAGTGTTGGTCATCGTGTTGGTGACCAAGTTCACGCACGGTGCGTGGATTGCAATCGTCCTTATGGCCTGCATGTTTGTTCTCATGAAGGCAATTTCTCACCACTATTCGGTTGTTGCCGAGCAGGTGAGGTACGTCCCGACGGACGAATCGTCGCGATCGCTGCCCAGCCGGGTGCACGCGGTTGTGCTGGTGGCACGCATCCACAAGCCGACCATGCGCGCGATCGCCTACGCCCGCGCCACCAGGCCCTCGGAGCTGGAAGCGGTTACGGTGGCTGTTGATCCGGCGGAATCGGCGCAGATGCTGCGCGAGTGGGAGGAACTGGGAATACCGGCGCCGCTGCGAGTCCTGGATTCTCCCTACCGCGAGATTACGCGTCCGGTGATGCAGTACGTGCGCTCAATCCGCAGGCGTTCACCGCGCGATTTGGTCGTGGTCTTCATTCCCGAATACGTCGTGGCGCATTGGTGGGAGCAGGTTCTGCACAATCAGAGCGCCCTGCGTCTCAAGACGCGCCTGCTGTTTGTCCCCGGCGTCGTGGTAGCCTCCGTCCCGTGGCAGATGGCAGCGGCACCAGGGGTGCCAACAAAAATAAGCGGACCCGTAACAACCCACGGCGACCGGCAGCGCAACGCCCGCGCGTAG